In one window of Proteobacteria bacterium CG1_02_64_396 DNA:
- a CDS encoding ferredoxin III, nif-specific: MSDVITGITRGGSAWTPQFIKAVDPENCIGCGRCYKVCPRDVFDLVEKSELVEMDDDDFDDDDNAMVMAIKDALDCIGCLACSKVCPKECHSHAPAAVGA, encoded by the coding sequence ATGAGCGACGTGATTACCGGTATTACCCGTGGCGGCAGCGCCTGGACCCCGCAATTCATCAAGGCTGTCGACCCTGAAAACTGCATCGGTTGCGGCCGCTGCTACAAGGTCTGCCCCCGCGACGTCTTCGACCTGGTCGAGAAATCCGAGCTGGTCGAGATGGACGACGACGATTTCGACGATGACGACAACGCCATGGTCATGGCGATTAAAGATGCACTGGACTGCATCGGCTGCCTGGCCTGCTCCAAGGTTTGCCCCAAAGAGTGCCACAGCCACGCCCCGGCGGCGGTTGGGGCCTAA